The proteins below are encoded in one region of Avibacterium volantium:
- the sfsA gene encoding DNA/RNA nuclease SfsA, whose product MQLPSLKSATLIRRYKRFLADVELANGEVLTIHCANTGAMTGCGEKGDTIWYSTSDSKTRKYPHSWELTQLKNGQMVCINTHRSNQLTLEALQNKQIKELAAYNKILPEMKYGEENSRIDFLLKGEGLPDCYVEVKSVTLVKGNLGMFPDAVTTRGQKHLRELMAMKKRGHRAVIFFAGLHNGFDHFKVAEYIDPEYAKLLSQAIKEGVEVYAYAGEFEFSGQIPTALSLTHCVPYIE is encoded by the coding sequence ATGCAATTACCTTCATTAAAATCTGCAACACTCATTCGCCGTTATAAACGCTTTTTGGCTGATGTAGAGCTGGCAAATGGCGAGGTGCTGACGATTCACTGTGCTAACACAGGGGCGATGACAGGCTGTGGCGAGAAAGGCGATACCATTTGGTATTCCACCTCCGATAGCAAAACCCGCAAATACCCCCATTCGTGGGAACTCACCCAGCTCAAAAATGGGCAAATGGTGTGCATTAACACGCACCGTTCCAATCAGCTCACCCTTGAAGCCTTGCAAAATAAGCAAATCAAAGAATTAGCCGCATACAACAAAATTCTGCCTGAAATGAAATATGGTGAGGAAAACAGCCGTATTGATTTTTTGCTTAAAGGCGAAGGATTACCCGATTGTTATGTGGAAGTGAAATCGGTAACGCTGGTAAAAGGCAATCTCGGAATGTTCCCTGATGCAGTAACAACCCGCGGGCAAAAACACTTGCGTGAATTAATGGCGATGAAAAAGCGCGGGCATCGTGCGGTGATTTTTTTCGCGGGCTTGCACAACGGTTTTGATCATTTCAAAGTGGCAGAATACATCGATCCTGAGTACGCCAAATTGCTCAGCCAAGCGATAAAAGAAGGGGTTGAGGTGTATGCCTATGCAGGCGAATTTGAATTTTCGGGTCAAATTCCTACCGCACTTTCTTTGACCCATTGCGTGCCTTACATCGAATAA
- a CDS encoding GNAT family N-acetyltransferase, whose protein sequence is MPINHLGQPIGELIADFTVGELPNIQTLEGQYCRLERLCVSRHFSDIYDFFGPNSPESQWTYLSIDAQPNEQAARQLLQQWASVSDPYYLAIIDKATQKAVGLFSLMRIDPKNRTIEMGWVIYSESLKHSRVATEAQFLAMQYVFETLQYRRYEWKCDSLNQPSFNAAKRLGFQFEGVFRRALVYKGRNRDTAWFSMLQEEWQAMKPKFKRWLSLDNFDATGRQLRSLQDC, encoded by the coding sequence ATGCCAATTAACCATCTCGGTCAACCTATCGGTGAACTTATTGCAGATTTTACAGTGGGAGAGTTGCCGAATATTCAAACGTTAGAAGGGCAATATTGTCGTTTGGAACGGCTTTGTGTATCTCGTCATTTTAGCGATATTTATGATTTTTTTGGGCCAAATAGCCCTGAAAGCCAATGGACTTATTTGTCTATTGATGCGCAACCTAACGAACAAGCCGCACGGCAACTTTTGCAACAATGGGCAAGCGTTTCAGATCCCTATTATTTGGCGATTATTGATAAAGCTACACAAAAAGCCGTTGGACTATTTTCTTTAATGCGAATAGACCCGAAAAATCGTACTATCGAAATGGGCTGGGTGATTTATTCAGAAAGCCTTAAACATTCCCGTGTTGCAACCGAAGCCCAATTTTTAGCAATGCAATATGTGTTTGAAACCCTACAATATCGCCGTTACGAATGGAAATGTGATAGTCTAAATCAGCCGTCTTTCAATGCGGCGAAGCGCCTTGGCTTTCAATTTGAGGGGGTTTTTAGGCGTGCGCTAGTGTATAAAGGGCGTAACCGTGATACCGCGTGGTTTTCAATGTTGCAAGAAGAATGGCAGGCAATGAAACCTAAATTTAAGCGTTGGCTTTCACTTGATAATTTTGATGCAACAGGTCGTCAGTTGCGTTCGTTACAAGATTGTTAA
- a CDS encoding sulfatase family protein — protein MSITRRKFIRNVALGSAGMVVMPETMAKDTCSNEGEKLLNAKNIVIITADQLAKRAVGGYGNKVVKTPNIDALMAQGVSFENAYCSYPLCAPSRSSFWTGCLPHHTGVVANDNADIPETLATVGSIFSEAGYECYHFGKRHDHGALRGFISAEQIEKDFPAEPAFPVNYDTKEDVYCLEESLKFINRLNQRKEKKPFLLAVEFNNPHNINGWVGKFAGEHGDIEGIGELPELLDNFDTKSDLINRPKAVQYACCTHTRVKQAGKWNEKNFQQYLKAYYYYTELADNYIGQVINALKENGLYDDTLIVFFSDHGDAMGAHRLVTKMNWFYEEAMNVPFTFLGPDIQKNQHKKELVSLCDLLPTLCDYVGLTVPNPIYGRSLLPLLQNKPTEEWREYVVAHWNTDRNLDLQPARMLRTNEFKYVLYKEDEEEELYDMVNDRGETRNLANDPNYREIKRELRAKLDKHIQNNSDPFYSQDVLIDPQRWRSHPLGYEHHTGETSTEIYLREIRPLLTKKDWEKAHKVTLELQKQLRLSKSVLVVDK, from the coding sequence ATGAGTATTACACGTAGAAAATTTATTCGTAATGTCGCATTAGGTTCTGCTGGTATGGTGGTAATGCCAGAAACTATGGCTAAGGATACCTGTAGTAATGAAGGCGAAAAATTATTAAATGCTAAAAATATTGTCATTATTACCGCTGATCAGCTAGCTAAACGTGCGGTTGGGGGATATGGAAATAAGGTCGTAAAAACGCCGAATATTGATGCGTTAATGGCTCAAGGTGTCAGTTTTGAGAATGCTTATTGTAGTTATCCGCTATGTGCGCCTTCGCGATCGAGCTTTTGGACAGGATGTTTACCTCATCATACGGGAGTTGTTGCCAATGATAATGCGGATATTCCTGAAACATTGGCAACCGTGGGATCCATTTTTAGTGAGGCGGGCTATGAATGCTACCATTTTGGAAAACGCCATGATCACGGTGCGTTGAGAGGTTTTATTAGTGCGGAACAAATTGAAAAAGATTTTCCCGCTGAACCCGCTTTTCCTGTGAATTATGACACTAAAGAAGATGTATATTGCTTAGAGGAAAGCTTAAAATTTATTAATCGATTGAATCAACGAAAAGAGAAAAAACCATTTTTATTAGCGGTTGAATTCAATAATCCGCATAATATTAACGGCTGGGTAGGCAAATTTGCAGGAGAACACGGCGATATTGAAGGGATCGGCGAATTGCCTGAGCTTTTAGATAATTTTGATACAAAATCAGATTTAATTAATCGACCAAAAGCTGTTCAATATGCTTGCTGTACTCATACAAGAGTAAAACAGGCAGGCAAATGGAATGAAAAGAATTTTCAACAATATCTTAAAGCTTATTATTACTATACGGAACTTGCGGATAATTATATTGGGCAAGTTATTAATGCATTGAAAGAAAACGGGCTTTATGATGATACGCTCATTGTCTTTTTCTCTGATCACGGCGATGCAATGGGCGCTCATCGGCTTGTTACAAAAATGAATTGGTTTTATGAAGAAGCGATGAATGTACCTTTTACCTTCCTCGGGCCAGATATTCAAAAAAATCAGCATAAAAAAGAGCTGGTATCCTTATGTGATTTATTGCCAACACTTTGTGATTATGTAGGGTTAACCGTTCCTAATCCGATTTATGGTCGTTCCTTGTTACCGTTATTACAAAATAAACCGACCGAAGAGTGGCGAGAATATGTTGTTGCCCATTGGAATACGGATCGAAATCTTGATCTTCAACCCGCACGAATGTTAAGAACAAATGAGTTTAAATATGTGCTTTACAAAGAGGACGAGGAAGAAGAGCTCTATGATATGGTCAATGATCGCGGTGAAACACGTAATTTAGCAAATGATCCAAATTATCGAGAGATTAAGCGGGAATTACGTGCGAAATTAGACAAGCATATCCAAAATAATTCTGATCCTTTTTATTCTCAAGATGTGTTAATTGATCCTCAACGTTGGCGTAGCCATCCATTGGGGTACGAACATCATACAGGGGAAACAAGTACCGAAATTTATTTACGGGAAATTCGCCCATTACTAACGAAGAAAGATTGGGAGAAAGCACATAAGGTAACGCTTGAATTACAGAAACAATTACGTTTGAGTAAAAGTGTGCTTGTTGTGGATAAGTAA
- the tyrS gene encoding tyrosine--tRNA ligase yields the protein MTDLSPLLAEQLAELKRGTDQLFSEQDLIDKLKENRPLRIKLGADPTAPDIHLGHTVVLNKLRQFQNFGHHVMFLIGDFTATVGDPSGKNATRPPLSREDVLRNAETYKEQIYKILDPEKTEIVFNSDWLGELGTVGMIRLASNYTVARMLERDDFKKRFTNNQPIAIHEFIYPLLQGYDSVHLKADVELGGTDQTFNLLIGRELQKSDGQKPQVAITLPLLVGLDGEKKMSKSLGNYIGVNEAPNEMFGKVMSISDDLMWDWYDLLSFRPLSEIAQFKQEVAEGRNPRDIKVLLAKEITARFHSEADADAAEQAFINRFQKGAIPDEMPEFTFEGEIGLANLLKEAGLVSSTSEAIRMVNQGGVKIDGEKVENAKAIIYASTAVYQVGKRKFARVTVK from the coding sequence ATGACTGATCTTTCACCTTTGCTTGCCGAGCAGCTTGCTGAGCTAAAACGCGGCACAGATCAACTTTTTTCAGAACAAGATTTAATCGACAAACTTAAAGAAAACCGTCCGTTACGCATTAAATTAGGGGCTGATCCAACCGCACCCGACATTCATTTAGGGCATACGGTAGTGTTAAATAAATTGCGTCAATTCCAAAATTTTGGGCATCACGTTATGTTTTTGATTGGGGATTTCACCGCAACCGTGGGCGATCCTTCAGGTAAAAACGCAACCCGTCCGCCACTTTCTCGCGAAGATGTGTTACGCAATGCGGAAACCTATAAAGAGCAAATTTATAAAATTTTAGATCCTGAGAAAACGGAAATCGTGTTTAACTCCGATTGGCTTGGGGAATTAGGCACGGTGGGAATGATCCGCTTAGCATCAAATTATACCGTCGCACGAATGTTAGAACGTGATGATTTCAAAAAACGTTTCACCAATAATCAGCCGATTGCCATTCACGAATTTATTTATCCGTTGTTGCAAGGCTACGATTCTGTGCATTTGAAAGCGGACGTGGAATTAGGCGGCACAGACCAAACGTTCAATTTGCTGATCGGGCGTGAACTGCAAAAATCAGACGGTCAAAAACCGCAAGTGGCAATCACGCTTCCGTTGCTCGTGGGCTTAGACGGCGAGAAAAAAATGTCGAAATCCCTCGGCAACTACATTGGGGTGAACGAAGCGCCAAATGAAATGTTCGGTAAAGTGATGTCAATTTCCGATGATTTAATGTGGGATTGGTATGATTTGCTTTCTTTCCGTCCATTAAGCGAAATTGCTCAGTTCAAACAAGAAGTGGCAGAGGGACGTAACCCGCGTGATATTAAGGTGTTATTAGCGAAAGAAATCACTGCTCGCTTCCACTCCGAAGCCGATGCAGACGCCGCAGAGCAAGCCTTTATTAACCGTTTCCAAAAAGGGGCGATCCCTGATGAAATGCCAGAATTTACCTTTGAGGGCGAAATTGGGCTAGCCAACTTGTTAAAAGAAGCGGGGCTTGTTAGCTCGACTTCCGAAGCCATTCGTATGGTAAATCAAGGCGGGGTAAAAATTGACGGCGAAAAAGTAGAAAATGCCAAAGCCATTATTTACGCCTCCACTGCCGTTTATCAGGTGGGTAAACGCAAGTTTGCTCGCGTAACGGTGAAATAA
- a CDS encoding aminoimidazole riboside kinase, whose protein sequence is MSEKIWVLGDAVVDLIPDGEQHYLRCAGGAPANVSVGVARLGGESGFIGKVGKDPLGEFMQQTLQQEKVDTTFMTLDPAQRTSTVVVGLDQGERSFTFMVNPSADQFLQVSELPTFSQGQWLHCCSIALINDPSRTATFTAMKAIRQAKGYVSFDPNLRESLWQSLDEMREVVMQAVALADVLKFSEEELTFLTQTDSLEKAFEKITALYPQKLIIVTLGKAGALYHFKGQKDIVAGKALQPVDTTGAGDAFVGGLLAGLSQNPDWQNNHAALVKILRQANACGALATTAKGAMSALPNHEQLHAFLSE, encoded by the coding sequence ATGTCAGAAAAAATTTGGGTATTAGGCGATGCGGTGGTGGATTTAATCCCCGATGGCGAACAGCATTATTTACGCTGTGCCGGTGGCGCGCCAGCCAATGTGTCAGTGGGAGTAGCACGGCTCGGCGGTGAAAGCGGTTTTATCGGCAAAGTGGGCAAAGATCCCTTAGGCGAATTTATGCAACAAACCTTGCAGCAAGAAAAGGTGGATACCACTTTTATGACCTTAGATCCCGCGCAACGCACTTCTACCGTGGTAGTGGGGTTAGATCAAGGCGAACGTAGCTTTACCTTTATGGTTAATCCAAGTGCGGATCAATTTTTGCAAGTTTCTGAATTACCAACCTTTTCGCAAGGGCAATGGTTGCACTGCTGTTCCATTGCATTAATCAACGATCCTTCCCGCACGGCAACCTTCACCGCGATGAAAGCGATTCGCCAAGCGAAAGGCTATGTATCTTTTGACCCAAATTTGCGTGAAAGTCTATGGCAAAGCCTTGATGAAATGCGTGAAGTGGTGATGCAAGCGGTCGCTTTAGCTGATGTGCTGAAATTTTCGGAAGAAGAACTCACTTTCCTAACCCAAACCGACAGCCTTGAAAAAGCCTTTGAAAAAATCACCGCACTTTATCCGCAAAAGCTGATTATCGTTACCCTTGGAAAAGCGGGCGCGTTGTATCATTTCAAAGGGCAAAAAGACATTGTTGCGGGCAAAGCGTTACAGCCTGTGGACACTACGGGGGCAGGTGATGCCTTTGTGGGTGGCTTGCTCGCGGGGCTTTCGCAAAATCCTGATTGGCAAAATAATCACGCCGCTTTAGTGAAAATCTTACGCCAAGCCAACGCCTGCGGTGCGTTAGCCACCACAGCAAAAGGCGCGATGTCTGCCCTACCGAACCACGAACAATTACACGCATTTTTAAGCGAATAA
- a CDS encoding glycoside hydrolase family 32 protein, whose translation MIIFNEGKYKSLYAAEQGELEKIAQTVAQDQDFRPVYHLAPPTGLLNDPNGLIFDGEKYHLFYQWYPFDALHGMKHWQHFITQDFQQFSQADLLVPCELYESHGCYSGGAVLIDDNIAVFYTGNTRRPSDNQRVPYQNLAIFSKDGKLLSKRPLIEQAPQGYTEHVRDPKPFLTKDGKIRFICGAQRENLTGTALVFEMDNLAGTPRLLGELTLPAFDNQGVFMWECPDLSQMGDKSLFIWSPQGKAREREQYQNNYHAVYALGNLDDRQFHAEQIAELDQGFDFYAPQTFSGTQTMLFGWVGLPDLTYPTDCYKWHSMLSMPRQLRLQNGKIYQQPIENIYKNLTALQSITVEKEAVIADLDRAYLKFDANAQPFSLKFFNNAQNQHLTLSYDGKLLCLDRSQTEQTDSIQALGEKRYCEIKNLHQVEIFFDRSVAEIFLNNGEKAMTSRFFICTRENQLCTDKPLTLQVGYPKKIEVDYTK comes from the coding sequence ATGATCATTTTCAATGAAGGGAAATACAAAAGCCTTTACGCCGCCGAGCAAGGCGAGTTAGAAAAAATCGCTCAAACCGTGGCGCAAGATCAGGATTTTCGCCCTGTTTATCATCTTGCACCACCAACGGGCCTGCTTAACGATCCGAACGGTTTGATTTTTGATGGCGAAAAATATCATCTTTTCTATCAATGGTATCCCTTTGATGCCCTACACGGAATGAAACATTGGCAGCATTTCATCACGCAAGATTTCCAACAATTTAGCCAAGCAGATTTGCTTGTGCCTTGCGAATTATATGAAAGCCACGGCTGCTATTCGGGTGGAGCGGTGTTAATTGATGACAACATTGCGGTGTTCTACACAGGCAACACCAGACGCCCAAGCGATAATCAGCGCGTGCCTTATCAAAATCTGGCAATTTTCAGCAAAGACGGAAAATTATTAAGCAAGCGCCCGCTTATCGAACAAGCGCCACAAGGCTACACCGAACACGTTCGCGATCCCAAACCGTTTCTCACCAAAGACGGCAAAATTCGCTTTATCTGCGGTGCGCAACGGGAAAATCTCACCGGTACAGCGCTCGTGTTTGAAATGGATAATTTAGCCGGCACCCCACGTTTATTAGGCGAACTTACCCTACCCGCTTTCGATAATCAAGGCGTGTTTATGTGGGAATGCCCTGACTTATCGCAAATGGGCGATAAATCGCTCTTTATTTGGTCGCCACAGGGCAAAGCGCGTGAGCGCGAGCAATATCAAAATAATTACCACGCGGTTTATGCCTTGGGTAATCTTGATGATCGCCAATTCCACGCAGAACAGATTGCAGAACTGGATCAAGGCTTTGATTTCTATGCGCCACAAACCTTTTCTGGCACACAAACAATGCTGTTCGGCTGGGTGGGGTTGCCGGATTTAACTTATCCAACAGATTGCTATAAATGGCACTCAATGCTTTCAATGCCACGTCAATTACGCTTACAAAACGGCAAAATCTATCAGCAACCGATTGAAAATATTTATAAAAATCTCACCGCACTTCAATCTATTACGGTTGAAAAAGAGGCTGTGATTGCAGATTTAGATCGTGCTTATCTCAAATTTGATGCAAACGCCCAACCGTTCAGCCTGAAATTCTTTAATAATGCACAAAATCAGCATTTAACCCTAAGTTATGACGGCAAGTTGCTCTGCCTAGATCGCAGTCAAACGGAACAAACAGATTCAATACAGGCATTAGGCGAAAAACGCTATTGTGAAATCAAAAACTTACACCAAGTGGAAATTTTCTTCGATCGCTCCGTGGCTGAAATTTTTCTCAATAACGGCGAAAAAGCAATGACCTCACGCTTTTTCATCTGCACGAGAGAAAATCAACTTTGTACAGATAAACCGCTTACATTACAGGTGGGGTATCCAAAGAAAATTGAGGTTGATTATACAAAATAG
- a CDS encoding type II toxin-antitoxin system HicA family toxin, with protein MGKSEKLLEKLANAKNTFIWTDLLTLLARLGYEKREMAGSRVRFYNAELDHLILLHKPHPENYIKGGALKSVKDGLKGVGLL; from the coding sequence ATGGGAAAATCTGAAAAATTATTAGAAAAATTAGCTAATGCTAAAAATACCTTTATTTGGACAGATTTACTCACCTTATTAGCTCGGTTAGGCTATGAAAAACGTGAAATGGCTGGCTCTCGCGTTAGATTTTACAACGCAGAGCTTGATCACTTAATCTTGTTACATAAACCGCACCCTGAAAATTACATCAAAGGTGGGGCGTTAAAATCAGTGAAAGATGGATTAAAAGGAGTGGGATTACTATGA
- a CDS encoding type II toxin-antitoxin system HicB family antitoxin codes for MTLLKYKGYVGTIEADLENNVLFGKLAYIRDVVTYEAETLPQLEKEFQTSVDLYLQDCQELGRTPDKPFKGVFNVRISEELHRNAVLAAGDLSLNAFVAEAIKEKVERAGITN; via the coding sequence ATGACATTACTCAAATACAAAGGTTATGTTGGCACCATAGAAGCAGATTTAGAAAATAATGTGCTATTTGGCAAATTGGCATATATCCGAGATGTGGTTACCTACGAAGCGGAAACCTTGCCACAATTAGAGAAAGAATTTCAAACTTCTGTGGATCTGTATTTGCAAGATTGCCAAGAGCTTGGGCGAACGCCTGACAAACCTTTCAAAGGCGTATTTAATGTGAGAATTAGCGAAGAACTTCACCGTAATGCCGTGTTAGCGGCGGGTGATCTTAGCTTGAATGCCTTTGTTGCCGAAGCAATTAAAGAAAAAGTAGAGCGTGCTGGCATTACAAATTAA
- the tsaE gene encoding tRNA (adenosine(37)-N6)-threonylcarbamoyltransferase complex ATPase subunit type 1 TsaE encodes MEQFNQYIPDEITMCRFGAKLMQIVSQMATEKGIVIYLNGDLGAGKTTLSRGMIQGLGYEGKVKSPTYTLVEEYHLAGKSIYHFDLYRLSDPEELEFMGIRDYFNAQSICLIEWSEKGRGLLADPDLIIQIDYVDDARNLTLHAKSKQGEQIIQQLIA; translated from the coding sequence ATGGAACAGTTTAATCAATATATTCCTGATGAAATCACAATGTGTCGCTTTGGAGCGAAATTAATGCAAATTGTTAGCCAAATGGCGACAGAGAAAGGCATTGTGATTTATTTAAACGGTGATCTTGGCGCAGGGAAAACCACCCTAAGCCGTGGAATGATCCAAGGGTTAGGCTATGAAGGTAAGGTGAAAAGCCCAACTTACACCTTGGTGGAAGAATATCATTTAGCGGGAAAATCCATTTATCATTTTGATTTATATCGTTTAAGCGATCCCGAAGAATTAGAATTTATGGGCATTCGTGATTATTTTAATGCACAAAGTATTTGCCTGATTGAATGGTCTGAAAAAGGGCGTGGTTTACTTGCTGATCCTGATTTGATCATTCAAATTGATTATGTTGATGACGCACGCAATCTCACTTTGCACGCCAAAAGCAAGCAAGGCGAGCAGATTATTCAACAGCTCATCGCATAA
- a CDS encoding N-acetylmuramoyl-L-alanine amidase produces the protein MRNLYRFIYLFFLCGFVAVSNAFANVWTIAIDPGHGGKDPGAISRTQHIYEKNVTLSIARELKALLDKDPNFRAVLTRKGDYYISVPERSEIARKYKANYLVSIHADSSVSPDLRGASVWVLSNRRANSEMGQWLEDHEKRSELLGGAGSVLASHKEKYLDQTVLDLQFGHSQRVGYELGSIVLRRFAKITTLSRSTPQHASLGVLRSPDIPSILVETGFLSNPDEEKKLNSLAYRKKLAMVIYESLVDFRRRNVKSEINVAKTPAVNSKNESAGQNSQEKSNSNKDLPKDSGIRHKVKNGESLGGLAAKYDVKMSDIIALNKLKRRELWIGETIKIPDNGKNSKAATNKAEPKNSKTTSKTENKKADNKKTDKSKTDNKKADKTANKNTKNENNGKDKTPPKFHTVKKDQTLYAISREYNIPVPTLLKLNPKLKNGKVQTGQKIQLR, from the coding sequence ATGAGAAACCTTTACCGATTTATTTACCTTTTTTTCTTATGCGGATTTGTCGCCGTTTCAAACGCTTTCGCCAATGTTTGGACGATCGCCATTGATCCCGGACACGGCGGAAAAGATCCCGGTGCAATTAGCCGTACCCAACACATTTATGAAAAAAATGTAACGCTTTCTATTGCGCGAGAACTTAAAGCCTTGTTGGATAAAGATCCCAATTTCCGCGCGGTACTAACGCGCAAAGGCGATTATTATATTTCTGTGCCAGAACGCTCAGAGATCGCGCGCAAATATAAGGCGAATTATTTGGTTTCCATTCACGCCGATTCTTCCGTTTCCCCTGATTTACGCGGTGCGTCCGTGTGGGTGCTATCCAATCGCCGTGCCAACAGCGAAATGGGGCAATGGTTAGAAGATCACGAAAAGCGTTCTGAGTTATTAGGCGGCGCAGGTTCGGTGCTAGCTTCACATAAAGAGAAATATTTAGATCAAACAGTGCTAGATTTACAATTTGGTCATAGCCAACGTGTGGGTTATGAGCTTGGTTCGATTGTGTTACGCCGTTTTGCCAAAATCACCACCTTAAGTCGTAGCACGCCACAACACGCTAGCCTTGGCGTGCTACGTTCTCCTGATATTCCATCGATTTTGGTGGAAACAGGCTTTTTATCCAATCCTGATGAAGAGAAAAAACTCAACTCGCTGGCTTATCGTAAAAAATTGGCAATGGTGATTTATGAAAGCTTGGTGGATTTCCGCCGCCGTAATGTGAAAAGTGAAATTAATGTTGCTAAAACGCCTGCGGTAAATAGTAAAAATGAAAGTGCGGGGCAAAATTCGCAAGAAAAATCCAATTCAAACAAAGATCTACCAAAAGATAGTGGCATTCGCCATAAAGTAAAAAATGGTGAAAGCCTTGGTGGATTGGCGGCTAAATATGATGTCAAAATGAGCGATATTATCGCCTTAAACAAGCTCAAACGCCGTGAATTATGGATTGGTGAAACCATCAAAATTCCTGACAATGGCAAAAATAGCAAAGCTGCAACAAATAAAGCCGAGCCGAAAAATAGTAAAACAACAAGCAAAACAGAAAACAAAAAAGCAGATAATAAAAAGACAGATAAGTCAAAAACCGACAACAAAAAAGCGGATAAAACTGCAAACAAAAATACCAAAAACGAGAATAACGGAAAAGACAAAACTCCGCCGAAATTCCATACAGTGAAAAAAGATCAAACCTTGTATGCGATTTCGCGTGAATATAATATTCCTGTGCCAACGCTGTTAAAACTCAATCCAAAATTGAAAAACGGCAAAGTACAAACAGGACAAAAAATTCAGCTACGTTAG